The DNA window TTCGTAGCTCGGCGCTTCGACCTCGTAGAGAGAGAGGTACTGCGAGACCGGCGAGCTGCCGAGGTGCCCGCCCGCGAGCTTGAACACGCGGCCGCGGATGAAGTTCGGGCAGTGCGCGGTGTCTTCGATGTGCTGGTCGACGAACCACTCGTCGAACTGCGCCTGCTTGTCGGGGCTGGGCGGTTCGCAGAGACCGATCAAGACGAATTGCGGCATGGGTTCAGTCCTCGGGTTGAAGTGCGAATGACTCATCGCGCGAAGACGACGATGAAGAGGGTGAGACGGCTGCGGTGCTCTTCACGTGGCGCGACTCCGGGCTTTGGGGTGCCCACGATATCTCGCTGCGTGAAGTCGCGGGCGCGGGCGGAATGGCCTGTGGGCGAGGCACTCGTTCGCGACATCATGCGCGCCGAATGTCTGCGCCCACGCCGCCGCTCGCCCCGCGCACGCTCGCTGCCTACGCGCTCACGGAGCTGCCGCTGAGCATGGCGGCCACGCCGATCGCGCTCTTCATCACGCCCTTCTACGCGCGCGACATGGGTCTCTCGCTCGCGGCGATCGGCACGATCCTGATGCTCGCGCGCATCAGCGACGTGATCACGGATCCACTCGTCGGCCAAGCGAGCGACCGCACGCGCACGCGCTTCGGGCGACGGAAGCCGTGGATCCTGCTCGGCGCGCCGCTCACGATGCTGTCGGTGTGGATGCTGTTCGTGCCGAGCGGCGTCGTCGGAAACGCCTACTTCGCCTTCTGGCTCGTGACGCTGTGGCTCGGCTGGACGCTCGTCGCCATTCCTTACTACGCCTGGGGCGCCGAGCTCTCGCAGGACTATCACGAGCGCACGCGTATCGCGTCGCTGCGCACGGCGCTCGGCGTGACCGGCACGCTCACCGCGATCTGCCTGCCGCTGCTCGCGGAGCCGCTGTTCGGCTACGGCGAGCCGCTCCCCGAGTCGCTGCACTTGATCGCGACTGCCGCGCTCACGCTCTTCGCCGTCGCGATGATGGCGTTGTGGCGGGTGCCCGAAGGCGCGCCGATCGAGTCGCGCCGCATCACGCTTGCCGACGGCTTCCGCGTGATGGCGCGCAACGGCCCGTTCTTGCGCCTGATGATCGGCTTCACGCTCGCCGCCGCGGGCCCCGCGATCGGGGGCCCGCTCTACGTGCTCTACGTCGTGCACGTGCTCGAAGCGAGCGTGTCGAGCTACGTCGTGCTGCTCGCCTTCTACCTCTCGAACCTCGCGGGCGTGGTGCTCTGGAACGCCGTCGCGCGCCGCCTCGGCAAGCGCAACGCGTGGCTGATGGGCATGGGCGTCGCGCTCGTCGCGCAGCCGGGCTACGCGTTGTTAGGCCCCGGCGACCTCTACTGGATGATGCTCGTGTTCGTCGTGCTCGGGATCGGCATCGGCAGCTTCGCGGCGCTGCCCGCCGCGATGAAGGCCGACGTCGTCGACCTCGACCGCCTGCGCAGCGGCGAGGACCGCACCGCGCTCTTCTTCTCGATGTGGTCGCTCGCGAACAAGGCCGTGCTCGCCGTCTCCGCGGGCTTCGCGCTGAACGTGGTCTCGTGGTTCGGGTTTCGCGCGAACGGCGAGAACGGTCCAGAGCAGCTGCTCGCACTGAAGGTCGTGTTCATCTGGGTGCCCGTGGTGTTCTACGTCATCGCGCTCGCGGTGATGTGGGGCTACCCGATCAGCGAGGAACGCCAGCGGCGGCTCGTGGGCTTCCTGCAGCGCAGGACCGCGCGGCGCGAGCGGCGCCGCCTCGAACAAGGAGACGGCCATGGAGTTTGACCTCGACACCGACGTGCTCGTTCTCGGCTCCGGCGCCTGCGGCCTCACCGCCGCGGTGGCGGCGGCAGACGCCGGCGCGCGCGTCGTCGTGCTCGAACGCAGCGACGCGATCGGCGGTACGAGC is part of the Deltaproteobacteria bacterium genome and encodes:
- a CDS encoding MFS transporter: MSAPTPPLAPRTLAAYALTELPLSMAATPIALFITPFYARDMGLSLAAIGTILMLARISDVITDPLVGQASDRTRTRFGRRKPWILLGAPLTMLSVWMLFVPSGVVGNAYFAFWLVTLWLGWTLVAIPYYAWGAELSQDYHERTRIASLRTALGVTGTLTAICLPLLAEPLFGYGEPLPESLHLIATAALTLFAVAMMALWRVPEGAPIESRRITLADGFRVMARNGPFLRLMIGFTLAAAGPAIGGPLYVLYVVHVLEASVSSYVVLLAFYLSNLAGVVLWNAVARRLGKRNAWLMGMGVALVAQPGYALLGPGDLYWMMLVFVVLGIGIGSFAALPAAMKADVVDLDRLRSGEDRTALFFSMWSLANKAVLAVSAGFALNVVSWFGFRANGENGPEQLLALKVVFIWVPVVFYVIALAVMWGYPISEERQRRLVGFLQRRTARRERRRLEQGDGHGV